A genome region from Triticum aestivum cultivar Chinese Spring chromosome 2B, IWGSC CS RefSeq v2.1, whole genome shotgun sequence includes the following:
- the LOC123043563 gene encoding protein SCAR3, whose translation MSVFCHGPFGRKNKHPSSSTCMHACMEQSAQLWTPTLSRPKLITNTNELPEAVVLEDEGAMAGFVGLLRQLGDLAQLAVEVFDGLHDQATAVSARARGLTLGARRLEAELTLVEERLLRRRSARPCFLQQQDVAVACSNSVFSSGIQSEGLCRFAGHGLDLRRASARPVNHGVIVVGGTKPRSIAEHIRRCRGPPELSTLDKYDAGGEGACLKRYTDPSFFRAHSAKHELFLQETKPKLQSSHKCSKFKTDALLDMLRQLKYRHIIRRIIQRISFHSFHNQDSSQDEASEADVLSSLDSPETSNTKVPCPSVGPARSGHGSLQMQLLLMRLTSYKKPMLMDLPAMVQTRPTRMPTLRQMLVVPLSTSSPRGSKARRGSSLSGRIVIL comes from the exons ATGTCAGTCTTTTGTCACGGGCCATTTGGAAGGAAGAATAAGCATCCATCGAGCAGCACCTGTATGCATGCGTGCATGGAGCAGAGTGCTCAGCTTTGGACACCAACACTGTCAAGGCCAAAGCTCATCACCAACACCAACGAGCTCCCTGAAGCTGTCGTCCTCGAGGATGAGGGCGCCATGGCCGGCTTCGTGGGCCTCCTCCGCCAGCTCGGGGACCTCGCACA GCTTGCGGTGGAGGTGTTCGACGGCCTGCACGACCAGGCCACGGCGGTGTCCGCTCGGGCGCGCGGCCTCACGCTGGGGGCGCGGCGGCTCGAGGCGGAGCTGACGCTCGTCGAGGAGCGGCTCCTCCGTCGTCGGAGTGCACGGCCCTGCTTCCTGCAGCAGCAGGACGTCGCCGTTGCCTGCAGCAATTCAGTCTTCTCTTCAGGCATTCAGTCAGAAGGCTTGTGTCGCTTCGCAGGCCACGGCTTGGATCTGCGCCGCGCAAGTGCCAGGCCGGTGAACCACGGCGTGATTGTGGTGGGAGGAACGAAGCCTCGTTCCATCGCGGAGCACATCCGGCGGTGCCGCGGGCCTCCGGAGTTGTCTACGCttgacaa GTATGACGCCGGCGGCGAGGGGGCGTGCCTGAAGCGATACACGGACCCGTCCTTCTTCAGAGCCCATTCTGCCAAGCATGAGCTTTTCTTGCAGGAAACCAAACCAAAGCTTCAGAGTTCACACAAATGCTCCAA ATTCAAAACAGACGCGTTGCTCGATATGCTCCGGCAACTTAAATATCGACACATCATCCGAAGAATCATCCAAAGAATCAGTTTTCATTCTTTTCACAATCAGGATTCGTCACAAGATGAAGCATCTGAAGCAGACGTTTTGTCTTCATTGGATTCGCCTGAAACATCAAACACCAAAGTGCCATGCCCTTCAGTAGGACCAGCTCGTTCGGGGCATGGCTCTCTCCAGATGCAGCTTCTACTCATGCGTCTGACATCATACAAGAAACCAATGCTCATGGATTTGCCAGCCATGGTGCAAACAAGGCCGACGAGAATGCCAACATTGCGACAAATGCTCGTAGTGCCCTTATCGACTTCATCGCCTCGAGGGTCGAAAGCTCGCCGAGGAAGCTCTCTGTCAGGAAGAATAGTGATCCTTTAA